One Thauera sp. K11 DNA window includes the following coding sequences:
- a CDS encoding phage major capsid protein produces MTIPAAGVVGARLIEAAATEVRAVIELVRQAVGNSLGRDWVSVEAMYPDRIVIPENGRLYAYPYTLTDDNQVQLGTRSEVTLAHNPVRFAEANGAFLEAVEGGRWLIRVIRAGLSGNANYYPDTVLRESAPLFEGARVFVKSDAEHLKGGGKDVRNLIGGLSNARFAEGAAVDAGEILADLTLIEPEGDVAVKLREAHARSLSGLFGFSVDVTGTARTELREGRKVRMAKSIRVVNSVDLIVEPGAGGELIRFLEAAPTNEEQDAMLRERLLRLLEAKAPKAYAKINPETITDEELEVVFAEALGAGAPDPARPPAADLALTEVRLVEARIVARDLVAAAKLPQPAKSRLLTRFAEAREVFGRADVEREIEAERAYLAQFTESGKPVINFEDAPRVEDRSVKIGEMLDDFFSGKNGQHSFRECYYEITGDRRVSGALQDCDESRMRESLGVRFAESLTSASFTSVLGNSITRRMLAEYSAQTDLQTWRKIATSVPVNDFRTNERTRFGGYGNLPAVNEAGGYNALSSPTDEKATYAVTKRGGTEDVTLEMIRNDDVGAIRRIPVKLALAAARTLYEFVFDFIRVNPVIYDTVALFHATHANLGASALDATTFAAARLAMVKQAEAGSSKRLGIGPRYILLPVDLQEAAYNLFVRNQNLDKTFTQTVNPEPIVVSYWVDANDWSLVADPNQIPTIEVGFLDGREEPEIFVQDIPNVGSLFSNDKVTYKIRHIYSGAVMDYRGLYKAVVA; encoded by the coding sequence ATGACGATCCCGGCGGCGGGCGTCGTTGGCGCGCGGCTGATCGAGGCCGCGGCGACCGAAGTGCGGGCCGTCATCGAGCTGGTGCGCCAGGCTGTCGGCAATTCGCTGGGGCGCGACTGGGTGTCGGTGGAGGCGATGTATCCCGATCGGATCGTGATCCCGGAAAACGGCCGGCTGTATGCGTACCCCTACACGCTCACCGACGACAACCAGGTGCAGCTCGGCACTCGCTCCGAGGTGACGCTAGCCCACAACCCGGTGCGCTTCGCCGAGGCCAACGGCGCCTTCCTGGAGGCGGTCGAGGGTGGCCGGTGGTTGATCCGCGTGATCCGCGCCGGGCTCTCCGGCAACGCCAACTACTACCCCGATACGGTGTTGCGCGAGTCGGCGCCGCTCTTCGAAGGTGCGCGCGTGTTCGTCAAGAGTGACGCGGAGCACCTCAAAGGCGGCGGGAAGGACGTGCGCAACCTGATCGGCGGGCTGTCGAATGCACGCTTCGCCGAAGGCGCCGCGGTCGATGCCGGCGAAATCCTCGCCGATTTGACGCTGATCGAGCCTGAAGGCGACGTCGCGGTGAAGCTACGCGAAGCGCATGCCCGCTCGCTCTCCGGCCTCTTCGGCTTTTCCGTTGATGTCACCGGCACGGCGCGCACCGAGCTGCGCGAGGGCCGCAAGGTGCGGATGGCGAAGTCCATTCGTGTCGTCAATTCTGTGGATCTGATCGTGGAGCCCGGGGCCGGCGGCGAACTGATCCGTTTTCTCGAAGCCGCCCCGACCAACGAGGAGCAAGACGCCATGCTGCGTGAACGACTGCTGCGCCTGCTGGAGGCCAAGGCGCCGAAAGCCTACGCGAAGATCAACCCCGAGACGATCACCGACGAGGAGTTGGAGGTGGTGTTCGCCGAGGCGCTCGGCGCTGGTGCACCGGACCCGGCGAGGCCGCCCGCCGCCGATCTCGCGCTGACCGAAGTCCGCCTGGTCGAAGCGCGCATCGTCGCGCGCGACCTGGTCGCGGCGGCCAAGCTGCCGCAGCCGGCCAAGAGCCGACTGCTCACCCGCTTTGCCGAGGCCCGCGAGGTGTTTGGCCGCGCGGACGTCGAGCGCGAGATCGAGGCCGAGCGCGCCTACCTCGCGCAGTTCACCGAGTCCGGCAAGCCGGTGATCAACTTCGAGGACGCGCCGCGCGTCGAGGATCGCTCGGTCAAGATCGGTGAGATGCTCGATGACTTTTTCAGCGGGAAGAACGGGCAGCACAGCTTTCGCGAGTGCTACTACGAGATCACCGGCGACCGCCGCGTCTCCGGCGCGCTGCAGGACTGCGACGAGTCGCGCATGCGCGAGTCGCTGGGCGTGCGTTTCGCCGAGTCGCTGACTTCGGCGAGCTTTACCTCGGTGCTTGGCAACTCGATCACCCGCCGGATGCTGGCCGAGTACAGCGCGCAGACCGACCTGCAGACCTGGCGCAAGATCGCGACCTCGGTGCCGGTCAATGACTTCCGCACCAACGAGCGCACCCGCTTCGGCGGCTACGGCAACCTGCCTGCAGTCAATGAGGCTGGGGGCTACAACGCGCTTTCCAGCCCAACCGATGAGAAAGCGACCTATGCGGTGACCAAGCGCGGTGGAACCGAAGACGTGACGCTCGAGATGATCCGCAACGATGATGTCGGCGCCATCCGCCGTATCCCGGTCAAATTGGCACTGGCCGCGGCGCGCACGCTGTACGAGTTCGTGTTCGATTTCATTCGCGTCAATCCGGTGATCTACGACACCGTCGCGCTGTTTCATGCCACCCACGCCAACCTGGGCGCGAGCGCACTCGACGCTACCACGTTCGCCGCGGCGCGCCTGGCCATGGTCAAACAGGCCGAGGCCGGCTCCAGCAAGCGCCTGGGCATCGGCCCGCGGTACATCCTGCTGCCGGTCGACCTGCAGGAAGCGGCCTACAACCTCTTCGTCCGCAACCAGAACCTGGACAAGACCTTCACCCAGACGGTCAATCCGGAGCCGATCGTGGTGTCGTACTGGGTCGACGCCAATGACTGGTCGCTGGTGGCTGACCCCAACCAGATCCCAACAATTGAAGTCGGCTTCCTGGACGGCCGCGAGGAGCCGGAGATCTTCGTCCAGGACATCCCGAACGTCGGCAGCCTGTTTTCCAACGACAAGGTCACATACAAGATCCGACACATCTACAGCGGCGCCGTCATGGATTACCGCGGCCTCTACAAGGCCGTGGTCGCGTAA
- a CDS encoding phage tail tube protein, translating into MANVIASPRFWKKKAILIKSEATVGTDALPVGAANWIEARNVTFAPLDVETVERNIEQPYFGNGGTLATGRYSTLSFETALVGPGEAGDAPKIAPLLLACAFKETLEVDTSATYDLVSEAIGAVTAYINIDGTLHKMVGCRGTATITIGAKAIPLIRFELQSIYTDPTAVGLPAVDKTGWMIEQPVTAATTLGLTLNAIPLAYSALEIALANQLARIDLPGPQVEVAITDRKPTMSATVLAPGLGVFNPFGLVTAGTVVDITTTHDNRAGHKAKLEGQVRVIGVEYDNVEGMLAYRLTFEPWPVDGNDELTITYL; encoded by the coding sequence GTGGCGAATGTCATCGCATCACCGCGTTTCTGGAAGAAGAAAGCGATCCTCATCAAGTCCGAGGCGACCGTAGGCACCGATGCGCTGCCTGTGGGGGCCGCCAACTGGATCGAGGCCCGGAACGTCACCTTCGCGCCGCTCGACGTCGAGACCGTGGAGCGCAACATCGAGCAGCCGTACTTCGGCAACGGCGGGACGCTGGCCACTGGCCGCTACTCGACACTGAGCTTCGAGACGGCGCTGGTCGGGCCGGGGGAGGCCGGCGACGCGCCGAAGATCGCACCGCTGCTGCTCGCGTGCGCCTTCAAGGAAACGCTCGAAGTGGACACCTCGGCGACGTACGACCTGGTGTCCGAGGCGATCGGCGCCGTGACTGCGTACATCAACATCGACGGCACGCTGCACAAGATGGTGGGCTGTCGCGGGACGGCCACGATCACGATCGGCGCAAAGGCGATCCCGCTGATCCGCTTCGAGCTGCAGTCGATCTACACCGACCCGACCGCCGTCGGGCTGCCCGCCGTCGATAAGACCGGCTGGATGATCGAGCAGCCGGTCACTGCCGCGACCACGCTCGGGCTGACGCTCAACGCCATTCCGCTCGCCTATTCCGCGCTCGAAATCGCACTCGCGAACCAGCTCGCGCGCATCGACTTGCCCGGACCGCAGGTGGAGGTGGCGATCACGGACCGCAAGCCGACGATGAGTGCAACCGTGCTCGCGCCGGGCCTGGGCGTGTTCAACCCGTTCGGCCTGGTGACGGCCGGCACCGTGGTCGATATCACCACGACACACGACAACCGCGCGGGCCACAAAGCCAAGCTCGAGGGCCAGGTGCGCGTGATCGGCGTCGAATACGACAACGTCGAAGGCATGCTGGCCTACCGTCTGACGTTCGAGCCGTGGCCGGTCGACGGCAACGACGAACTGACCATTACCTACCTGTGA
- a CDS encoding DUF1799 domain-containing protein: MPVYAHNWPAFRIWRATWRQWRYVSLGMAGATRAGLDWAQVESVMRMQRILPRQRTAICEALAEMETAALEVLSKR, translated from the coding sequence ATCCCGGTCTATGCCCACAACTGGCCGGCATTCCGGATCTGGCGGGCGACATGGCGCCAGTGGCGCTATGTCTCGCTGGGCATGGCCGGCGCCACACGGGCGGGTCTGGACTGGGCGCAGGTGGAGTCGGTGATGCGCATGCAGCGGATCTTGCCGCGCCAGCGGACGGCGATCTGCGAGGCGCTGGCCGAAATGGAAACCGCAGCCCTTGAAGTCTTGAGCAAACGATAA
- a CDS encoding tape measure protein, whose protein sequence is MTPIQYGIRLTADGAQAAGEMQRVGRRVGDVRQELDAMSASASANAGAMRSLTGTLGSYAAAAAAAFGGRQIVTAADEWGQIASRIGIAAGSTDAAAEASERLMEVSNRTYKSFGNSAELYIRTSGSLAEMSYSADQALGMVEALQYGLTVSSANQERATSVIDAWSKSILNGKMGLEEYQTVVAGAPRLQKALADSLGLTTAELQQMARDGKLSTDVLVGVTSQVGRLGEEADRMPVTMADGWQRFNNQLSKFAGEAESNLGAIRTMTSGVQLLGDNLDVVATVAGGVAVVALARYTGALAEAGIAKARDLLASRHALRAEVNYQQGLASTAAAQARAALGSAAVAAAREREAGATTAAAAAQARMVTGATLARGALAALGGPIGALITALGVAAIAWTTFGDRAESAADRAAHSIDAALERVRRLKAEMQFGTGDVGVMNESLERIDERLQLLNQSRSPGATTETEKLIAQRREIEDALNEIETGGMAARQQANARYATYLNERRSLSERLKADLETEAQAFAGATRNLQKDSTEYAAALEAYNRKTAEIREQYAKKGAVGRSGTRKTAAAVDMNLGEDTAAADAYARAMEDLLGIQRAAGAEGQDLTRSQAALRELMLSPEWSRMPQPWRDLVRAQADSATAAEATGAYQRTLAEIDAGLRDAAKSTMDLDAATSALYDLMTSPAWLQMTQAEREAAAARAETASATLAEIELERALQAARAQSATAAGARLRSQIDYVNQQFATGRFGAAGNEDTEKARREVLDALTRRGGQMETSIAASVARGLASGIATGGSVIDSLGDALQRTLMQKSAEGLEKGISKALDIASVQIADLFGSSGGGSSLWSGILSLFSARGNAFAGAGPVRAFAAGGAFGAGEVLTRPTLFRFADGAAYRSGVAGEAGPEAALPLKRMQGGKLGVYADFAGMPAAAPGPIYVSIAVNADGSGRSEATTSGRADASSYAELGRRLEGTVRGVLVAELRPGGLLSK, encoded by the coding sequence ATGACCCCGATCCAGTACGGTATCCGACTGACGGCCGACGGCGCCCAGGCCGCCGGCGAGATGCAGCGCGTCGGCCGCCGCGTCGGCGACGTGCGCCAGGAGCTGGATGCGATGTCGGCATCCGCCTCGGCCAATGCGGGGGCGATGCGGTCACTGACCGGGACGCTCGGCTCCTATGCGGCCGCCGCGGCCGCAGCGTTCGGTGGCCGGCAGATCGTCACGGCCGCCGACGAGTGGGGGCAGATCGCCAGCCGGATCGGCATTGCCGCTGGCAGCACGGATGCCGCGGCCGAGGCCTCCGAGCGGCTGATGGAGGTCTCGAACCGGACCTATAAGTCGTTCGGGAACTCGGCGGAGCTCTATATCCGTACCAGCGGCTCGCTCGCCGAGATGAGTTACTCGGCAGACCAGGCGTTGGGCATGGTGGAGGCACTCCAGTACGGCCTGACCGTCTCCAGCGCGAATCAGGAGCGCGCCACAAGCGTGATCGACGCGTGGTCGAAGTCCATCCTCAACGGAAAGATGGGCCTCGAAGAATATCAGACCGTGGTCGCCGGCGCGCCGCGGCTGCAAAAGGCGCTGGCGGACTCGTTGGGCTTGACCACCGCGGAGCTGCAGCAGATGGCGCGCGACGGCAAGCTGTCCACGGATGTGCTGGTGGGGGTGACCAGTCAGGTCGGCCGGCTGGGCGAGGAAGCCGACCGGATGCCGGTCACGATGGCCGACGGCTGGCAGCGCTTCAACAACCAGTTGAGCAAATTCGCGGGCGAGGCGGAGAGCAATCTCGGTGCCATCCGCACGATGACGTCCGGCGTGCAGTTGCTCGGCGACAATCTCGATGTCGTGGCCACGGTAGCCGGCGGCGTGGCGGTGGTGGCGCTGGCGCGCTACACGGGGGCGCTGGCGGAAGCTGGGATCGCCAAGGCGCGCGATCTGCTGGCCAGCCGGCACGCGCTGCGAGCCGAAGTGAACTACCAGCAGGGGCTGGCGAGTACGGCCGCGGCGCAGGCTCGGGCAGCGTTGGGTAGCGCAGCCGTTGCCGCCGCGCGGGAGCGTGAGGCCGGGGCTACTACCGCTGCAGCGGCGGCTCAGGCTCGGATGGTCACCGGCGCCACTTTGGCGCGCGGTGCGCTCGCGGCGCTGGGTGGGCCGATCGGTGCCTTGATAACGGCATTGGGCGTGGCGGCCATCGCCTGGACCACCTTCGGCGATCGCGCAGAGAGTGCAGCCGACCGAGCGGCGCACAGCATTGACGCCGCGCTCGAGCGCGTGCGCCGGCTAAAGGCGGAAATGCAGTTTGGCACCGGTGATGTCGGGGTGATGAACGAGTCGCTCGAACGGATCGACGAGCGCTTGCAGTTGCTCAATCAGTCGCGCAGCCCGGGCGCAACAACTGAGACCGAGAAGCTCATTGCGCAGCGGCGTGAGATCGAGGATGCGCTCAACGAGATCGAAACTGGCGGCATGGCCGCCAGGCAGCAGGCCAATGCCCGCTACGCGACCTACCTCAACGAGCGCCGCTCGCTCTCCGAGCGCCTCAAGGCCGATCTGGAGACCGAAGCGCAGGCGTTTGCAGGTGCAACAAGAAACTTGCAAAAGGACTCGACGGAATACGCCGCGGCGCTCGAGGCGTACAACCGCAAGACGGCGGAGATCCGCGAGCAGTACGCGAAAAAAGGTGCCGTCGGCCGCTCGGGGACCCGCAAGACCGCCGCCGCCGTCGACATGAATCTGGGCGAAGACACCGCGGCGGCCGACGCGTATGCGCGCGCGATGGAGGATCTGCTGGGCATCCAGCGCGCGGCCGGCGCCGAAGGGCAGGACCTGACGCGATCGCAGGCGGCGCTGCGCGAACTGATGCTGTCGCCCGAGTGGTCGCGCATGCCGCAGCCCTGGCGGGATCTCGTGCGCGCGCAGGCCGACAGTGCGACCGCGGCCGAGGCGACCGGCGCGTACCAGCGCACGCTCGCCGAGATCGACGCCGGGCTGCGCGATGCCGCGAAATCGACGATGGACCTGGACGCAGCGACGTCCGCCCTCTACGACCTAATGACATCGCCCGCCTGGCTGCAGATGACGCAAGCCGAGCGCGAGGCGGCCGCGGCCCGTGCGGAGACGGCCTCGGCGACGCTGGCCGAGATCGAACTCGAGCGCGCCCTGCAGGCGGCCCGCGCTCAGTCCGCCACCGCCGCCGGCGCGCGGCTGCGCTCGCAGATCGACTACGTGAACCAACAGTTCGCCACCGGCCGCTTCGGCGCCGCCGGCAACGAGGACACCGAGAAGGCGCGCCGGGAAGTACTCGATGCGCTCACCCGCCGTGGCGGGCAGATGGAGACCTCGATCGCGGCGAGCGTTGCCCGCGGGCTGGCCAGCGGCATCGCGACGGGCGGTAGCGTCATCGACTCGCTGGGCGATGCGCTGCAGCGCACGCTGATGCAAAAGTCAGCCGAGGGGCTGGAAAAGGGGATCTCGAAGGCGCTCGACATCGCGAGCGTACAGATCGCGGATCTGTTCGGGTCGTCTGGCGGCGGCAGCAGCCTGTGGAGCGGCATCCTGTCGCTCTTCTCGGCCCGCGGCAACGCATTTGCGGGCGCCGGCCCGGTCCGGGCCTTTGCCGCCGGCGGTGCATTCGGTGCGGGCGAGGTGCTGACGCGACCGACGCTCTTCCGCTTTGCCGACGGCGCAGCCTACCGTTCCGGCGTCGCCGGCGAGGCCGGGCCGGAGGCTGCGTTGCCGCTCAAGCGGATGCAGGGCGGCAAGCTTGGCGTGTATGCCGATTTTGCCGGGATGCCGGCAGCCGCTCCCGGGCCGATCTACGTGTCCATCGCGGTCAACGCGGATGGCAGTGGGCGCAGCGAGGCGACCACCAGCGGCCGAGCTGATGCGAGCAGCTATGCCGAGTTGGGCCGACGGCTGGAGGGTACGGTGCGCGGCGTGCTTGTTGCAGAGCTGCGGCCCGGTGGGCTGCTGTCCAAATGA
- a CDS encoding phage tail protein: MATFNWTHDYGAALEIKPRTREAKFGDGYAQEVLDGLNARPRTWAMSFEYRDHAEADAILAFLAANHLAFDWTDPDGVSGRWRCASWRSTRPRPLAKTVTATFEEVFGR; encoded by the coding sequence ATGGCGACGTTCAATTGGACCCACGACTACGGCGCCGCGCTCGAGATCAAGCCGCGCACCCGCGAGGCGAAATTCGGCGACGGCTACGCCCAAGAGGTGCTGGACGGCCTCAACGCGCGGCCGCGCACGTGGGCCATGAGCTTTGAGTACCGCGACCACGCGGAGGCGGACGCGATTCTGGCCTTTCTGGCGGCGAATCATCTTGCGTTCGACTGGACGGACCCGGACGGCGTCAGCGGTCGATGGAGGTGCGCGAGCTGGCGCTCGACGCGGCCGCGGCCGCTGGCGAAGACCGTCACAGCGACATTCGAGGAGGTGTTCGGACGATGA
- a CDS encoding phage minor tail protein L: MSVTADIQSLTPGTLIELFMLDTTPAGEPSIYRFHAGANGLGVGIVWGGLTFTQFPVEASGFERRSSGTLPRPVIRVANVDGLIGALALQLDDLIGSKLTRIRTFAKYLDAVNFPGAVNPTADPNQVLDQEIWVVDRKARANNIYVDFELATPFDVAGVKLPRRQVIQNTCSWLAIGGYRGPYCGYTGGPVADRNDTPVGTLTEDRCGGRLASCKLRFGEYSPLPFGGFPGVGLLR, from the coding sequence ATGAGCGTGACCGCAGACATCCAGTCGCTGACCCCCGGCACGCTGATCGAGCTATTCATGCTCGACACGACGCCGGCGGGCGAGCCAAGCATCTACCGTTTCCACGCCGGCGCTAACGGTCTGGGCGTGGGCATCGTGTGGGGCGGTCTGACATTCACGCAGTTCCCGGTCGAAGCGAGCGGCTTCGAGCGGCGCAGCTCGGGGACGCTGCCGCGGCCGGTGATCCGCGTCGCAAACGTGGACGGACTTATCGGCGCGCTGGCGCTGCAGCTCGACGATCTCATCGGCAGCAAGCTCACCCGCATCAGGACGTTCGCGAAGTACCTCGATGCGGTGAACTTTCCCGGCGCGGTCAATCCGACCGCGGACCCTAACCAGGTGCTCGACCAAGAAATCTGGGTGGTTGACCGTAAAGCGCGCGCGAACAACATCTATGTCGACTTCGAGTTGGCCACGCCGTTCGACGTGGCCGGCGTTAAGCTGCCGCGCCGCCAGGTGATCCAGAACACATGCTCGTGGCTGGCGATTGGCGGCTACCGCGGGCCCTACTGCGGCTACACCGGCGGGCCGGTGGCGGACCGCAATGACACGCCGGTGGGCACGCTGACCGAGGACCGCTGCGGCGGCCGGCTGGCGAGCTGCAAGCTGCGATTCGGCGAGTATTCCCCGCTGCCCTTCGGTGGTTTTCCTGGAGTTGGACTACTGCGATGA
- a CDS encoding C40 family peptidase, with the protein MTYFEGARLSARVVAEVVAHADREAPRECCGLAVVRKGRLRYVPCRNVAGDSAEFEIPPDDWAAAEDKGEIVAVCHSHVLIPPTPSLADRVMCERTGLPWLIVNHPRGTFRVIVPEGYRAPLVGRSYSHGVLDCYTILQDYYRETLGLGLPDVPHADEWWLCGQDLYRQHFEAAGFVQVGDGTHRDIREHDGLLMQVASPVPNHGAVVLGDGQILHHPAHRLSSRDVYGGYWREITTHVLRHRSLL; encoded by the coding sequence ATGACCTATTTTGAGGGGGCGCGGCTGAGCGCGCGCGTGGTTGCTGAGGTGGTCGCCCATGCCGACCGTGAGGCACCGCGCGAGTGCTGTGGGCTGGCGGTGGTGCGCAAGGGGCGACTGCGCTACGTGCCGTGCCGCAACGTCGCTGGCGACAGCGCCGAGTTCGAGATCCCGCCTGATGACTGGGCCGCGGCCGAAGATAAGGGCGAAATCGTCGCGGTGTGCCACAGCCACGTGCTGATTCCGCCGACGCCATCGCTTGCGGACCGTGTGATGTGCGAACGCACCGGTCTGCCCTGGCTGATCGTCAATCACCCGCGCGGAACATTCCGCGTGATCGTGCCCGAGGGCTACCGCGCGCCGCTGGTGGGTCGCTCATACAGCCACGGCGTGTTGGACTGCTACACGATTCTGCAGGACTACTACCGCGAGACGCTGGGCCTCGGATTGCCGGACGTGCCGCATGCGGACGAGTGGTGGCTCTGCGGACAGGACCTGTATCGCCAGCATTTCGAGGCTGCGGGCTTCGTGCAGGTGGGCGACGGCACACATCGGGACATCCGCGAACATGACGGCTTGTTGATGCAAGTCGCGAGCCCCGTGCCCAATCATGGCGCCGTGGTCCTCGGCGACGGCCAGATCCTTCACCATCCCGCGCACCGCCTTTCGAGCCGCGACGTGTATGGCGGCTACTGGCGGGAGATTACAACGCACGTGCTGCGGCACAGGAGCCTGCTGTGA
- a CDS encoding tail assembly protein translates to MITVLLYGHLRKRFGKFHRFDIRSPADAIQALAANFPEFRPHLLEHSEPGYRILVGRESRDESTLRHPADDVIRIVPVVSGAGGGWGQVILGGVLAVVGVFTGFTFLTSFGVSMALGGIAQLLAPAPRTYSPAERPENLPSYGFDGATNTVAQGNPVPLFYGEGIVGSQQISVGLSTVSI, encoded by the coding sequence GTGATCACTGTTTTGCTTTACGGGCATCTCCGGAAACGGTTCGGTAAGTTTCACCGCTTCGACATTCGCTCGCCAGCGGATGCGATCCAAGCGCTTGCGGCCAATTTCCCGGAATTTCGCCCGCATCTGCTCGAGCACTCCGAGCCGGGCTATCGCATCCTAGTCGGTCGCGAGTCGCGCGACGAATCTACCTTGCGCCACCCTGCAGACGATGTGATCCGGATCGTTCCGGTGGTATCTGGCGCCGGCGGCGGCTGGGGGCAAGTGATCCTCGGCGGCGTCCTTGCCGTGGTCGGCGTATTTACTGGATTCACCTTCTTGACGAGCTTTGGCGTCAGTATGGCCCTGGGCGGCATCGCGCAACTGCTCGCCCCGGCGCCGCGGACTTACAGCCCTGCCGAGCGGCCGGAAAACCTGCCGAGCTACGGCTTTGATGGCGCGACGAACACGGTCGCGCAGGGCAATCCGGTGCCGCTCTTCTACGGGGAGGGCATCGTCGGCAGCCAGCAGATCAGCGTCGGCCTGTCGACGGTGTCAATCTGA